A stretch of DNA from Catenulispora acidiphila DSM 44928:
GCGCCGGTGGCCTTCAGGGCGAACCACAGCGCCACGGTCAGGCCGACGACCAGGAAGACCAGGTCTGCGTGCAGCTGGGTGGCGTTGGCCGGGCTGAGGGGGAAGCGCTTGTTTCCCGGGTCGCCGGCCTTGGCGCCGGAGTGCGGGCCGCTGCCGGTGACGATCGTGCCGGCGATCAGCAGGGCGCCCACGGCGGCGGTGAGGACGTAGCCGAGGGTGCGCAGTATCGGCTGGACGGTCGGGGTGGGCTCGGCGTCGTGGGGCTCGCGGCTGCGGACCCACAGGACGTAGGAGAGCGCGACCATGCCCAGGGACACCAGCATGTGCAGGGAGACCCAGATCGGCGCCAGGTGGGTGCGCACCGAGATGCCGCCGATGACCGCCTGGACCACGACGCCGACGAACAGGGTCCAGGACAGTTTGGTCAGCACGGCGCGGCGCGGGTGCCAGCGCAGGCACGCGATGATCGCGGCGCCGACCGCGACCGAGACTGCGAAGGTCAGCATCCGGTTGGTGAACTCCACCACGCCGTACGCGCCGAGCCGGCTGGTCGGGACCAGACTGCCGTCCGTGCAGGTGGGCCAGGTCGGGCAGCCCAGGCCGGAGTCGGTGAGCCGGACCGCGCCGCCGGTGACGATGATGCCGATGTTGGCGACGAACGCCGCGAAGCAGGTCCAGGTGAGGATCGCGGGGGTGGTGCGCCAGGTGAGGATCCGGGACAGCAGGCCGGTCGGGGACAGACTCGGGACGCTCGCGGGTCCGGCGGTCACTCGATCGGCGGAGCGCGCGCCGGTGGCCGCGGCATCCGCGACATCCGCGACATCCGACTCTCCGCCGGGCGCGGGGTGCTCGCCGGTGCGCTCGGCCTGAGCGGACACCTGTGCCCCGTCCGCCGGAGCCGCCGTCTGCCCGCTGGCCGGGGCGTCCCCGGCGGTCTGCGTCATCGTCCTGCTACTCCCACTTGAAGGTCCGGGCGGCCACCGCGATCGCGGCCACGGCCCAGGCGGCGAGGATACCGACGTTGGCCCAGGGCAGCGTGGCGCCGTGCTGGAGCACGTCGCGCAGGCCGTTGGTGAGGGCGCTGATCGGGAGGGCGTCGAGCACGTGGCGGACGCCCGAGGGGAACTTGGACAGCGGGATGATCACGCCGCCGCCGGCGAGCAGGAGCAGGAACACGAAGTTCGCCAGGCCCAGGGTGGCCTCGGCGCGCAGGGTGCCGGCCATCAGCATGGCCAGGCCCGCGAAGGTGCCGGTGGCCAGGACGACCAGCACCGCCACCGCCAGCGGGTCGCCGTGCGGCTTCCAGCCCATGGCCAGGGCGATCGCCGACAGCAGCGCGATCTGGATCACCTCGACGCACAGCACGCACAGCGCCTTGGCCACGATCAGCCCCCAGCGCGGCAGCGGCGTGGCGCCCATGCGCTTGAGGACGCCGTAGCGGCGCTCGAAGCCGGTGGCGATGGCCAGGCCGGTGAACGCCGTGGACAGCACTGCCGCGCCGAACAGGCCCGGGGCGTAGAAGTCGACGCGCTTGCCCGGGCCGGAGGTGGCGACCAGCGACTCCCCGGAGAACAGCACCATCATCAGCGCCGGGATCACTATGGTCAGCAGCAGCTGCTCGGGGTTGCGGAGCATCAGGCGGACCTCGTGCGCGGCCTGCGCCAGGATCATGCGGGCGGCCGGGGCGGCGCCGGGCTTCGGGGTGAAGCTCAGGGGGGCGGACCGCCGGGCGGCGGCGTTCATGGCGCCGGTGTCGTCGGCGGAGGCGGTGGCGGTCAACGGAGGTCCCGTCCGGTCAGATCGAGGAAGGCGTCTTCGAGCGTACGGCGTCCCACGCTCAACCCTTGCGGCATCACGTCCTTGGCGGCACACCACGCGGTCACGGCGGCGAGCACGTTCGGGGTGATGTCGCCGCCGACGGTGTAGCCGCCCGGCGGCTGCTCGACGGCGGTCAGCCCGCCCGGCAGCTTCGCCAGGAGCCCGGCCAGGTCCAGTCCGGGCGGCGCGGTGAAGCGGATCGCGGTATCCGCGGTGCCGTTCGCGGCCGACAGCGCCGCCGGGGTGTCGTGCGCGATCACCTTGCCGGCGTCGACGATCGCCACCGTGTCGGCCAGCCGCTCGGCCTCGTCCAGCAGGTGGGTGGTGAGCACCACGGTGACGCCGTCCCGCCGCAGCTGCTCGATCAGCTCCCAGGTGGCGTGCCGGGCCTGCACGTCCAGCCCGGCGGTGGGCTCGTCCAGGAACACCAGCTCCGGCCGCCCGACCACGGCCAGCGCCAGCGAGAGCCGCTGCTGTTGCCCGCCGGACAGCCGCCGGAAGGTGGTCCGGCCGGCCGAGCCCAGGCCCAGGCGCTCGATCAGCGCGTCGGTGTCCAGGGGGTTCGCGTAGAGCTTGGCGGTGTGCTTGAGCATCTCCGCCGCACGCACGCTGGGGTAGATGCCGCCGGACTGCAGCATCACGCCGATCCGCGGCCGCAGCTGCTCACCCTGGGTAACCGGATCCAGCCCGAGCACGCGGACGGACCCGCCGTCGGGACGGCGGTACCCCTCGCAGCACTCTATGGTCGAGGTCTTCCCGGCGCCGTTCGGGCCGAGCACGGCGGTGATGGTCCCGGTCTGCACGCGCAGGTCCAGGCCGTCCACCGCGGTCTTGGCGCCGTACCTCTTGACCAGGCCGGTCACTTCTACGGCTGGTTGTCCCATAGCGGAGATTCTACGAAGACTCTCTGTGGTGCTCCGCGCCGGGTAAGCCTGTTACGTGCGCCACACGCCTCAGCGCGGGGGTACGGGGATCGGGTTGGACGTCGGCAGGTCCAGCTCCACGACGTCGAATTCCTCCAGGGCGAGCATCTGGACGCCGCCCTTCATCTGCTCGAACGCCGCCTTCCGGATGGCCGCGTGCGGGCCGCGCGAGGCCGCGAGTGCCTCCGTGTCCCGGAAGAACGTGCCGACCCCGGCGATGTTGTGGGCCCGGTCCAGGAGCAGGCTGGCACCCTGGAAGCCGTCGACGGCCTGCAGCCCGGGCAGGCCGACCTCCTCGAAGGCCCGGACGATGCCGCCG
This window harbors:
- a CDS encoding ABC transporter ATP-binding protein — translated: MGQPAVEVTGLVKRYGAKTAVDGLDLRVQTGTITAVLGPNGAGKTSTIECCEGYRRPDGGSVRVLGLDPVTQGEQLRPRIGVMLQSGGIYPSVRAAEMLKHTAKLYANPLDTDALIERLGLGSAGRTTFRRLSGGQQQRLSLALAVVGRPELVFLDEPTAGLDVQARHATWELIEQLRRDGVTVVLTTHLLDEAERLADTVAIVDAGKVIAHDTPAALSAANGTADTAIRFTAPPGLDLAGLLAKLPGGLTAVEQPPGGYTVGGDITPNVLAAVTAWCAAKDVMPQGLSVGRRTLEDAFLDLTGRDLR
- a CDS encoding ABC transporter permease; amino-acid sequence: MNAAARRSAPLSFTPKPGAAPAARMILAQAAHEVRLMLRNPEQLLLTIVIPALMMVLFSGESLVATSGPGKRVDFYAPGLFGAAVLSTAFTGLAIATGFERRYGVLKRMGATPLPRWGLIVAKALCVLCVEVIQIALLSAIALAMGWKPHGDPLAVAVLVVLATGTFAGLAMLMAGTLRAEATLGLANFVFLLLLAGGGVIIPLSKFPSGVRHVLDALPISALTNGLRDVLQHGATLPWANVGILAAWAVAAIAVAARTFKWE
- a CDS encoding COX15/CtaA family protein, giving the protein MTQTAGDAPASGQTAAPADGAQVSAQAERTGEHPAPGGESDVADVADAAATGARSADRVTAGPASVPSLSPTGLLSRILTWRTTPAILTWTCFAAFVANIGIIVTGGAVRLTDSGLGCPTWPTCTDGSLVPTSRLGAYGVVEFTNRMLTFAVSVAVGAAIIACLRWHPRRAVLTKLSWTLFVGVVVQAVIGGISVRTHLAPIWVSLHMLVSLGMVALSYVLWVRSREPHDAEPTPTVQPILRTLGYVLTAAVGALLIAGTIVTGSGPHSGAKAGDPGNKRFPLSPANATQLHADLVFLVVGLTVALWFALKATGAEPRVLTTVRDLFLLLMAQGVIGYVQYFTHLPVLLVGIHMLGAAIVWAATWRVLLAMRERKAEPALAAAAAS